GCTCCTCACCACCGCCAGGTAGGCCGCCATGGCCACGGCTTTGCGGGGCAGGCTCGAGACCGGTCTGCCCTCCTGCCAGAGCTGAGGTGGGCCGAGCAAGCTTAGATAGAGGGACATTCCAACCCTCCCTTTACCTTGGCCGTGGTTTGCACATGGGTTGCCTGCACCTCGCTTTGTGGGTGGAGCTTTGTATGAAGAGATGACCTCTACCCAGTTTAGCCACCTCTACTGGCTAAGTGCGGGTCATCTGAGACGTGGCGGCCTGCCAGTTGCCGCTGCGGGCCAGGCTGGTTCCAATCAGCACCGCGTCAAAAAGGCCCTCCAGCTCGAGCAGTTGGCCTGGCTCACTATAGCCCGACTCGGCGACCAACAAGCCGGTAAACCCTGCCTGCCGGGCCATCCGACCCAGCCGCGGTGCCGTCGAGCGGTCAATGCTCAGGTCAGCCAGGTTGCGGTTGTTGACCCCTATAATCGAGGCCCCTGCAGCCAGGGCGATCTCGAGCTCGGCCTCGTCGTGCACCTCCACGAGCGCATCCAGCCCCTGCGCCTGGGCCAGCTCTAAGTACGCCTGGGTCAGGGAACCCAGCACCGCCACGATCAGCAGTACCGCCGAAGCGCCAAGCGCCCGTGTCTGTGCAATCTGCGCAGGATGCACGGTGAAGTCCTTGCGCAGAATAGGCAAATCTACCGCCTGCCTTACCTCGAGCAAATCCTGGTCTGAACCGGCAAAATACTGCGGTTCCGTGAGCACGCTGATGGCCCGGGCGCCCCCTGCGGCATAGGCACGGGCGACCTGGCCGGCCTCGAGCGCTACCGCGATCTCTCCTTGGGAGGGACTTTTGCGTTTAACCTCGGCTATCAGCGACAGACCTGGC
This genomic stretch from Meiothermus sp. harbors:
- the trpC gene encoding indole-3-glycerol phosphate synthase TrpC encodes the protein MVPDLSSVPGVLGEIVRRRYEAVKGLRSPGTVPAHTPPSFSQALGLPGLSLIAEVKRKSPSQGEIAVALEAGQVARAYAAGGARAISVLTEPQYFAGSDQDLLEVRQAVDLPILRKDFTVHPAQIAQTRALGASAVLLIVAVLGSLTQAYLELAQAQGLDALVEVHDEAELEIALAAGASIIGVNNRNLADLSIDRSTAPRLGRMARQAGFTGLLVAESGYSEPGQLLELEGLFDAVLIGTSLARSGNWQAATSQMTRT